Proteins from one Salmo salar chromosome ssa07, Ssal_v3.1, whole genome shotgun sequence genomic window:
- the LOC123723675 gene encoding P2Y purinoceptor 3, giving the protein MTTTTMDAQALNDDIIVEGVHRLLNSFSVNPSLPPSCSIDESYKYIFLPLCYSFTFLFSISLNFIILWRSFRRTKRWNASLIYMVNLASTDFMYGLSLPFLVASYVMRDRWIFGDYMCRLVRFLFYFNLYCSIFFLTCISVHRYLGICYPMRTITLETKRAVKGTCVLVWGVVFALTCPIFRFAQTSHVMRGVGGEAMAITSNNTGTVSSNGTGEVETYQNCWDDAIDKEFQDYVPYGIILHLLGFFLPFSIIAWCYSHVVLTIFRTLRSQPQSQRGRGEGGGGGGGGGRGGGMRGNGAGVGGLQGGEGMSIVLGAHSPYAHRRRKSIKTIITITLLFALCFFPFHVTRTIFLVLKVKKGVPCHTMTMVSMCYKITRPLASFNAWLNALLYFLTKEKGGGAPCCPPPDTTAANQQHGLLWPLRKLGRAGDEEEGGDRGEKGGMVNNKGNNKETNKTAVHLFRGMTKSKVKYTVE; this is encoded by the coding sequence atgacaacaacaacgaTGGACGCCCAGGCGCTCAATGATGACATTATTGTTGAAGGAGTACACCGCCTCCTTAACTCCTTCTCTGTcaatccctcgctccctccctcctgcaGCATCGACGAGTCCTACAAGTACATTTTCCTCCCTCTGTGCTACTCCTTCACCTTCCTCTTCTCAATCTCCCTCAACTTTATCATTCTCTGGCGTTCCTTCAGACGCACCAAGCGTTGGAACGCCTCCCTCATCTACATGGTCAACCTCGCCTCCACAGACTTCATGTACGGGTTGTCACTCCCCTTCCTGGTGGCTAGCTATGTGATGCGTGACCGATGGATCTTTGGGGACTACATGTGCCGATTGGTCCGCTTTCTGTTCTATTTCAACCTGTATTGTTCTATATTCTTCCTGACGTGTATATCTGTCCATCGCTACCTGGGGATATGTTACCCTATGAGGACCATCACACTGGAGACTAAGAGAGCAGTCAAGGGgacgtgtgtgttggtgtgggggGTCGTCTTCGCTCTTACGTGCCCCATATTCCGGTTTGCCCAAACGAGCCACGTGATGAGAGGCGTAGGGGGCGAGGCGATGGCGATTACCAGTAATAACACTGGCACCGTTAGTAGTAACGGTACCGGTGAGGTGGAGACGTATCAGAACTGTTGGGACGATGCCATCGATAAGGAGTTCCAAGACTACGTTCCATATGGAATCATCCTACATCTTCTAGGGTTCTTTCTCCCGTTCTCTATCATCGCCTGGTGCTACTCACATGTGGTTCTGACAATATTCCGCACCCTGCGCTCCCAGCCTCAGTCACagcgaggcagaggagaggggggaggaggaggaggaggtgggggacgtggaggaggaatgagaggGAATGGAGCTGGAGTTGGAGGActtcagggaggagaggggatgtcaATAGTTCTTGGCGCCCACTCTCCATACGCCCACCGACGGCGTAAATCCATCaagaccatcatcaccatcacactCCTCTTTGCCCTCTGCTTCTTCCCGTTTCATGTCACCAGGACTATCTTCCTCGTCCTGAAAGTGAAGAAAGGTGTCCCGTGCCACACCATGACGATGGTATCCATGTGTTATAAGATCACCCGGCCGCTGGCGTCTTTCAATGCCTGGCTCAACGCACTCCTCTACTTCCTCACCAAGGAGAAAGGGGGTGGCGCCCCCTGTTGCCCGCCGCCAGACACTACGGCAGCCAACCAGCAGCATGGGCTCCTCTGGCCGCTGAGGAAGCTGGGAAGAgcgggagatgaggaggaggggggcgACAGGGGCGAGAAGGGGGGCATGGTCAATAACAAGGGTAACAACAAAGAGACAAATAAAACGGCTGTACATTTATTCAGAGGGATGACCAAATCCAAAGTCAAATACACTGTggaataa